One segment of Penaeus chinensis breed Huanghai No. 1 chromosome 14, ASM1920278v2, whole genome shotgun sequence DNA contains the following:
- the LOC125032301 gene encoding heme-binding protein 1-like, translated as MGGTRMTTLVLVMGMLATLLQPTLAGSLIGAFSNSLGPDEIIDYDVLQEGNGFEERKIPSLNWACVEQENDASEADQMEVFFRLFGYLGGNNKEGVRMDMAAPVSIEYLKNDTDVVLSGCFLVERKHQQQPPEPTDTSIKIKVRPEMKVLTRKFGGYATSDSVWLRETAALKAILARAGKEARTDLMYWNAYDAPFKFWNRRNEVWLLEAV; from the exons ATGGGCGGAACGAGAATGACAACTCTGGTTTTGGTAATGGGAATGTTGGCAACGCTGCTCCAACCTACCCTCGCTGGGAGTTTG ATTGGTGCCTTCAGCAACAGCCTCGGCCCTGATGAAATCATTGATTACGACGTATTGCAAGAAGGCAAC GGCTTCGAGGAGAGGAAGATCCCGAGTCTCAACTGGGCGTGCGTGGAGCAGGAGAACGACGCCTCGGAGGCTGACCAGATGGAGGTCTTCTTCAGGCTTTTCGGCTACTTGGGAGGCAACAACAAAGAGG GTGTTAGGATGGACATGGCGGCGCCTGTAAGCATCGAGTACCTGAAGAACGACACGGACGTGGTACTGAGCGGCTGCTTCCTCGTCGAAAGGAAGCATCAGCAGCAGCCTCCGGAGCCCACTGACACCAGCATCAAAATCAAGGTTCGGCCGGAGATGAAAGTCCTCACGAG GAAGTTCGGAGGGTACGCAACCTCCGACTCGGTTTGGCTCCGGGAGACGGCTGCCCTCAAGGCCATCCTCGCAAGAGCCGGGAAGGAAGCGCGCACCGATCTAATGTACTG GAATGCATACGACGCACCATTCAAGTTCTGGAATCGCAGGAACGAAGTCTGGCTCTTGGAAGCTGTATAA